From one Luteipulveratus mongoliensis genomic stretch:
- a CDS encoding NCS2 family permease — protein MSTTTPQVSNGLDKYFRISERGSTLTREVRGGFVTFFTMAYIVVLNPLIIGTVKDGTGHYLGGGTSPNLALVAACTALVAGVMTILMGAYANYPLALATGLGLNAFVAFSIAAQPKVSWQDAMGLVVLEGIIILVLVLTGFRKAVFYAIPASLKTAITIGIGMFLTLIAFVDAGFVRKPAAGVPLELGVGGNLRGWPTLVFCLGLIAMVVLLVKKVKGAILYGIVGATVLAIIVEAIADIGSQTDATGKVVNPSAWGLNVPKLPDEVVATPHFDLLGDFSLLGSFSSLGAVAALLTIFTLLLADFFDTMGTMVAVGAEGKLLDTEGNPPNAQKILVVDSVAAAAGGAASVSSNTSYIESAAGVGDGARTGLASIVTGVLFLLATFLAPLVDIVPYEAATPALVIVGFLMMQQAKDIDWADIEIALPAFLTIVLMPFSYSITAGIGAGFIAYVLIKVVRGKTSQVHPLMWLIAVLFVLYFAIDPLKQIFGVD, from the coding sequence ATGAGTACGACAACGCCGCAGGTGAGCAACGGCCTGGACAAGTACTTCCGCATCAGCGAGCGCGGCTCGACGCTGACCCGAGAGGTCCGTGGCGGCTTCGTCACGTTCTTCACGATGGCCTACATCGTGGTGCTCAACCCGCTCATCATCGGCACCGTCAAGGACGGGACCGGCCACTACCTCGGCGGCGGTACGTCGCCCAATCTCGCTCTCGTTGCTGCGTGTACGGCGTTGGTCGCCGGCGTGATGACGATCCTGATGGGGGCGTACGCCAACTACCCGTTGGCGCTCGCGACCGGCCTCGGCCTCAATGCTTTCGTCGCGTTCAGCATCGCCGCGCAGCCCAAGGTGTCGTGGCAGGACGCGATGGGTCTGGTGGTGCTCGAGGGCATCATCATCCTGGTCCTGGTGCTGACCGGTTTCCGGAAAGCCGTCTTCTACGCCATCCCGGCGTCGCTCAAGACGGCGATCACCATCGGTATCGGGATGTTCTTGACGCTGATCGCGTTCGTGGACGCGGGATTCGTCCGCAAGCCGGCTGCGGGCGTACCGCTGGAGCTCGGTGTGGGCGGCAACCTGCGCGGCTGGCCGACCCTGGTCTTCTGCCTCGGGCTGATCGCGATGGTCGTACTGCTGGTCAAGAAGGTGAAGGGCGCGATCCTCTACGGGATCGTCGGCGCCACCGTGCTCGCGATCATTGTCGAGGCGATCGCCGACATCGGCAGCCAGACGGATGCCACCGGCAAGGTCGTCAATCCCAGCGCGTGGGGCCTCAACGTCCCGAAGCTGCCCGACGAGGTCGTGGCCACGCCGCATTTCGATCTGCTGGGTGACTTCTCACTGCTCGGGTCGTTCTCGTCGCTCGGTGCGGTCGCGGCGCTGCTGACGATCTTCACGCTGCTGCTGGCTGACTTCTTCGACACGATGGGCACGATGGTCGCGGTCGGCGCCGAGGGCAAACTCCTTGATACTGAAGGCAATCCGCCCAACGCGCAGAAGATCCTGGTCGTCGACTCGGTCGCCGCGGCGGCCGGTGGCGCGGCCTCGGTCAGCAGCAACACGTCGTACATCGAGTCGGCCGCAGGTGTCGGCGACGGCGCGCGCACCGGCCTCGCCTCGATCGTGACCGGCGTCCTGTTCCTGCTCGCGACGTTCCTCGCACCACTGGTCGACATCGTGCCGTACGAGGCCGCCACGCCTGCCCTGGTCATCGTCGGGTTCCTGATGATGCAGCAGGCGAAGGACATCGACTGGGCCGACATCGAGATCGCGCTGCCGGCGTTCCTGACGATCGTGCTGATGCCGTTCTCGTACTCCATCACCGCGGGCATCGGCGCCGGCTTCATCGCATACGTCCTGATCAAGGTCGTGCGCGGCAAGACGTCGCAGGTGCACCCGCTGATGTGGTTGATCGCAGTGCTGTTCGTCCTCTACTTCGCTATCGACCCGTTGAAGCAGATCTTCGGCGTCGACTGA
- a CDS encoding DUF2530 domain-containing protein, whose protein sequence is MTNPATPPHYDSEHPTALPFDTLRVVEIGIALWAIALVAALAIPALHEGDRDWWPWVPVAGMALGALGWVYLRRGRGNAAEA, encoded by the coding sequence GTGACCAATCCGGCAACGCCTCCGCACTACGACTCGGAGCACCCGACCGCGCTGCCCTTCGACACCCTGCGGGTGGTCGAGATCGGGATCGCGCTGTGGGCGATCGCTCTGGTGGCCGCGCTGGCCATCCCCGCACTGCACGAAGGTGACCGCGACTGGTGGCCCTGGGTGCCTGTCGCCGGCATGGCCTTGGGCGCGCTCGGCTGGGTCTACCTGCGCCGCGGCCGCGGCAACGCCGCCGAAGCCTGA
- a CDS encoding DUF3027 domain-containing protein yields MAPKNGTVKQDKVLAAAVDLAREAAESIATPGTVGEHVRVTMDGERVATHYFECTSRAYPGWLWAVTVARVPRQKFATVSETNLVPGDAAMLSPEWLPYADRLAPGDIGPGDITAFVEADPLLEAGFEATGEEDVDEMAFFELGLGRPRVLSGEGRDDAAQRWYDGDHGPHTELAEQAPAPCSTCGYFVPMSGVLRQVFGVCASAWSPSDGTVVSLDHGCGAHSEADAAPPKPEHIDPPVLDEFAIDLVQ; encoded by the coding sequence ATGGCTCCCAAGAACGGCACCGTCAAGCAGGACAAGGTCCTGGCTGCTGCCGTGGACCTGGCACGCGAGGCGGCCGAGAGCATCGCCACGCCCGGCACCGTCGGCGAGCACGTCCGCGTCACCATGGACGGGGAGCGCGTCGCGACGCACTACTTCGAGTGCACCAGCCGCGCCTATCCGGGCTGGCTCTGGGCCGTCACCGTCGCGCGGGTGCCCCGCCAGAAGTTCGCGACGGTCAGCGAGACCAACCTCGTCCCGGGCGACGCCGCGATGCTGTCGCCCGAGTGGCTCCCGTACGCCGATCGCCTGGCTCCCGGCGACATCGGCCCTGGCGACATCACCGCCTTCGTCGAGGCCGACCCGCTGCTCGAGGCAGGTTTCGAGGCCACGGGCGAGGAGGACGTCGACGAGATGGCGTTCTTCGAGCTGGGCCTCGGCCGCCCGCGCGTGCTGTCGGGCGAGGGTCGCGACGACGCCGCGCAGCGCTGGTACGACGGTGACCACGGTCCGCACACCGAGCTGGCCGAGCAGGCCCCGGCTCCGTGCTCCACGTGTGGCTACTTCGTGCCGATGTCCGGTGTGCTCCGTCAGGTGTTCGGCGTCTGCGCCAGCGCCTGGTCACCATCCGATGGCACCGTCGTCTCGCTCGATCACGGGTGCGGTGCGCACTCCGAGGCCGACGCGGCACCGCCGAAGCCCGAGCACATCGACCCACCGGTGCTCGACGAGTTCGCCATAGACCTGGTGCAGTAA
- a CDS encoding cold-shock protein, protein MPSGKVKFFDADKGFGFVSGDDGQDVFLHVNALPAGVETLKGGTRVEYSVADGRRGAQALSVKVLDPAPSLSERHRKPADDMSVIVEDVIKLLDGVSSSLHKGRYPDKAQAAKVAAVLRAVADDIEA, encoded by the coding sequence GTGCCATCCGGCAAGGTGAAGTTCTTCGATGCCGACAAGGGTTTCGGTTTCGTTTCCGGCGATGACGGTCAGGACGTGTTCCTGCACGTGAACGCGCTCCCGGCCGGCGTGGAGACCCTCAAGGGCGGGACCCGTGTGGAGTACAGCGTGGCCGACGGCCGTCGCGGTGCCCAGGCGCTCAGCGTCAAGGTGCTCGACCCGGCTCCATCGCTCTCTGAGCGGCACCGCAAGCCCGCCGACGACATGAGCGTGATTGTCGAAGACGTCATCAAGCTGCTCGATGGCGTGTCATCCTCCCTGCACAAGGGGCGCTACCCCGACAAGGCGCAAGCCGCCAAGGTGGCAGCGGTGCTGCGCGCCGTTGCCGACGACATCGAGGCGTGA
- a CDS encoding metallophosphoesterase yields the protein MRERQDRPLYAVGDIHGHRDELVAALRETGLVDDAGDWTGQDVDLWFMGDFVDRGPDGIGVIDLVMRLAEQARESAGTVDSVLGNHEVLMLGYHRFGDTSDATGLHSFGLSWLRNGGQESDQAGLTDEHIEWLRTRPAVTRQGEHLLMHADTTGYLDWGATIDEINATVAGQLTGDDLDQWFTVWRTMTARHAFRDNHGQAEAERMLGVLGGEQIVHGHSIIAEWLGVDPKAITGPMPYAGDRVLGIDGGLYDGGPCLVVELPYADPAAS from the coding sequence GTGCGTGAACGACAGGATCGGCCCTTGTACGCCGTCGGAGACATCCATGGCCACCGCGACGAGCTCGTGGCGGCCCTGCGCGAGACCGGTCTCGTCGACGACGCCGGCGACTGGACGGGTCAGGACGTCGACCTGTGGTTCATGGGTGACTTCGTGGACCGCGGCCCGGACGGGATCGGTGTGATCGACCTCGTGATGCGGCTTGCGGAGCAGGCGCGCGAGTCCGCCGGGACCGTGGACTCCGTACTGGGCAACCACGAGGTCCTGATGCTGGGCTACCACCGCTTCGGCGACACCTCTGATGCCACCGGGCTGCACAGCTTCGGGCTGAGCTGGCTGCGCAACGGCGGCCAGGAGTCGGACCAGGCGGGCCTCACCGACGAGCACATCGAGTGGCTGCGCACCCGGCCGGCCGTCACGCGGCAGGGCGAGCACCTGCTGATGCATGCCGACACCACCGGCTATCTCGACTGGGGCGCCACGATCGATGAGATCAACGCGACCGTGGCCGGCCAGCTGACGGGCGACGACCTCGATCAGTGGTTCACGGTCTGGCGCACCATGACCGCCCGCCACGCCTTCCGCGACAACCACGGCCAGGCCGAGGCCGAGCGGATGCTCGGGGTGCTCGGCGGCGAGCAGATCGTGCACGGCCACAGCATCATCGCCGAGTGGCTGGGCGTGGATCCCAAGGCCATCACCGGACCGATGCCGTACGCCGGCGACCGGGTTCTCGGGATCGACGGCGGCCTGTACGACGGCGGGCCCTGCCTCGTGGTCGAGCTCCCCTACGCCGATCCCGCCGCGAGCTAG
- a CDS encoding HAD family hydrolase, translating into MTDTAELVVGFDLDMTLVDSRAGIVACMHHALGKHGGSATDEELWPLIGAPLYDNLALFLPEEKVEAAAQDYRAAYLIDAVDMTTAMPGSHDLLAAIHERGGRVVVVSAKVQTAITAVLDHVGLSPDEVVGDLFAEAKARGLQEHGATAYVGDHAGDMRAARTAQVPGIGVTTGPHDAATLREAGATYVVDGLADVLALV; encoded by the coding sequence ATGACTGACACCGCGGAGCTGGTCGTCGGCTTCGACCTGGACATGACGCTCGTCGACTCGCGCGCCGGCATCGTCGCGTGCATGCACCACGCACTCGGCAAGCACGGCGGCAGCGCCACCGACGAGGAGCTGTGGCCCCTGATCGGCGCACCGCTCTACGACAACCTGGCGCTCTTCCTGCCGGAGGAGAAGGTCGAGGCCGCAGCGCAGGACTACCGCGCCGCCTACCTGATCGACGCCGTCGACATGACCACCGCGATGCCGGGCTCGCACGACCTGCTCGCCGCCATCCACGAGCGTGGCGGCCGAGTCGTGGTCGTGAGCGCCAAGGTCCAGACCGCCATCACCGCCGTGCTCGACCACGTCGGCCTGTCACCCGACGAGGTCGTCGGTGACCTGTTCGCCGAGGCGAAGGCGCGCGGCCTGCAGGAGCACGGAGCGACGGCGTACGTCGGTGATCACGCGGGCGACATGCGCGCCGCGCGCACCGCTCAGGTCCCCGGCATCGGCGTCACGACCGGTCCGCACGACGCGGCGACGTTGCGCGAGGCCGGCGCGACGTACGTTGTCGACGGCCTGGCCGACGTGCTCGCCCTGGTCTAG